The nucleotide window CGCGCCGTGGGGGACGGGCACACCCCGCCGTGAGGGACGGGCACACCGCGCCGTGGGGGACGGGCACACCGCGCCGTGGGGGACGGGCACACCCCGCCGTGAGGGACGGGCACACCGCGCCGTGGGGGACGGGCACACCCCGCCGTGGGGGACGGGCACACCGCGCCGTGGGGGACGGGCACACCCCGCCGTGGGGGACGGGCACACCGCGCCGTGGGGGACGGGCACACCCCGCCGTGGGGGACGGGCACACCCCGCCGTGGGGGACGGGCACACCGCGCCGTGAGGGACGGGCACACCGCGCCGTGGGGGACGGGCACACCCCGCCGTGGGGGACGGGCACACCGCGCCGTGGGGGACGGGCACACCCCGCCGTGAGGGACGGGCACACCGCGCCGTGGGGGACGGGCACACCCCGCCGTGGGGGACGGGCACACCCCGCCGTGGGGGACGGGCACACCGCGCCGTGAGGGACGGGCACACCCCGCCGTGGGGGACGGGCACACCGCGCCGTGGGGGACGGGCACACCCCGCCGTGAGGGACGGGCACACCGCGCCGTGGGGGACGGGCACACCCCGCCGTGAGGGACGGGCACACCGCGCCGTGGGGGACGGGCACACCCCGCCGTGGGGGACGGGCACACCCCGCCGTGGGGGACGGGCacaccccgccgccgcctcccgccaaGAGGCGGCTCCCGCCCGAGCGCGCGGCGCTGCCTCCGCCGGGCCGCCAGCGGCCGCTGCGGGCCTCCCGTCAGGCCttgcggcggggggcggcgctgcccgggtGTGCCGCTCCGGGTCCCACGtgtggcggcggcgggagcggggcgggcggcggagaTGTCCGTGTCGGTGTCCGCGAGCAGCTTGCCCATGCGGCTGCTTCGCAGGAAGATCCACAAGCGCAACCTGAAGCTGCGGGAGCGCAACCTGAAGCTGCGGGCGGCCGAGGCGGCAGGTACGGCCGgaccgggcgggcgggcgggcctgCGGAGCCTCTCCTCGGCGGAGCCGTCACTGAcgttgtggggtttttcttccttttctttctctctctcgaAACGTGACTCCGCGCCGTGCAGTGCCTGCGCCCGACGAGGCGGCGTCGCAGGCCCCCccggaggaggaggcggaggagacGGCGGCGGCCTCCGAGGTGGACGCGGCCTCGGAGGGCGCGGATGCTGCcggcccccgcggcggggaggtgaggaggaggaagaagaagaagaagaggaaagcGGCGGCTGATGCGGGAGGTGGTACGTTGTCTTAACAAATACAGCTTGTCTCCCGGGGCTGAGTTGTTCTTGGAGATGCTGTCTCCCCTCCCTGTCCGACGGAATTTGTCGGCTGGACTGAGAGAAGTAGCAGGGGTTGGCCTGGGCTACGTTTTAACGCCCGGGAGGTTTTCAGTCTTACCTGTTTTTTTATTCCAGCGGTAACATTTAAATTCTAATATGTACTAAATCCCTAGCAACCAATGTAATTGTTACATATATACTGCTTTGTAACATTAAATTtagatgttttgctttttctttatacAGATTATATAGACTATTTTTCAAAGTAGAGCTTTGACAGGTGGATGGTTTCTGTCCCTGCATATCCCGCCAGTATGTCTTGTTAGTAACACATCCAGCCTTTAGCAACATCTGTATATCATGAAACAAAAGTATACTGGGAAACTACCTCAAAAAATTGCATCCTGCAAATATTGCTGgatttttgtatattttcatacatgtatatacacacatatatatttctatatattggAAACTTCTCTCTTACATGTTTGATCTCTGTGATGTATCTCATAGTTACACAAAAAAACAGGTGTTTTCATGCAGCTCTTTGAGGATTCAGGTACTTAGAACAGAACAAACATTACATTTCACATGACCCGAGTGCAAACCATGTTGGTAACTTGATGTCTGCATTACAGATAGGAAAGaattttgtaaattctttctcATTTCAACAGAAAATCTCATATCCTGTACATTAATCTTCACTGTTTTACTGTACAAAGTGGATGGTGTACAAGGAACTTCAGAGTTTTTTACTCCCTGCCTCAGAAAGTTTCATGGAAACTTTGTCTGCCCTTCTTTCACCCCATGAAAAAAGCATGACATTTGTGAGTGGTTTACAGAGTGAAGGAATTCACTCTCTGCAACAGTTTTTAGTGGTGAACATGTCCTTCATGTCTCTAACTGACTTGTCTTCTGTAAAATAACACTCTAAATACAGAAactaaaaaagcaaaaactgaagAAGATGAATTTCTGGAGGTAGAAGATGAAGCAAAGAAGGAATCTGGAGAGAAagtagaagaggaggagggggaggaggaggaggatgatgaagTGCCCAGTTTACCACTAGGTGTAACAGGTACcttgtcttctctttttcatgtGTGCAAAAATCCAAGGTCTAACGCTTTCTTCCAGAGCAAGTTGCAGTTTTCAAATCAGCTTTATAACTCAGGTGTGTGAATTTAGGTGGCATGAAGCTGGCAGCTATACAGCTATTACTGAGTTACTGTTCCTTGAAATTTTCATTGTGTACACACTCCTATTAGTCTTAAAATTACTAGtgaaaatctcttttaaaatatatacacacacgtgttTGTAGAGGAAAATCCAACGAAGAGCAAGGTGGAGGTGTATGACTAATAAATTTGGCAGGAGAAACAGTTCATTTTTAACAGCTCTGTGTAGAACTGTTAGGAATGCAttaatacagaatattttgttGGTATCTTCAGATTTTATGGTAGGAAGGAATAAGAAAAAATTCTCTGATTATGTTTTTATCTGGGTCTGGGTAATCTCAGAGGACAGCTGGAATTGAAGACATAAGtctcaacatttttttattttcccacctCACTTCAGGTGCTTTTGAAGACAATTCATTTACTTCCCTGGTTGGTCTTGTCAGTGAGAATACACTGAAAGGCATAAATGACATGGGTTTTACACACATGACTGAAATTCAGCATAAAAGTATTAAGCCACTTCTGGAAGGCAGGTAAGAAATACATCTTTTTAGTCTCTATTGACCCCAAATGTGTAAATTTTGCTAGCAAGCTAAATACATGAGATGTGACTTTGTGCagctaaactgtttttttttaaatatgttcttGTATGGTTTATATATTTTGTTTATAAGCATTAATACAAGTTTATAAAGTGTATCTGTGTTACATGCAAACAGATACTTAGGGTAAGCTCATGGAAACTGCTTTGCATTTGCCTTAGAAGCAGGGAAGTCGGTTTTCATTGGTCTTGTCAGTGTGTCTCAAAGACTGTCTCACAGTCACTGGAGATGTAGTGACCGATTGCTGTGGACCCCATCTGCCACCAAGCTCTTAATACCAACTCTACTGGTTTCCTTTAAGCCGTGTTAGTGTTTTTACATTGTCAGTGTTGTTCAAAATAGGATTGCTCTTTTGTCTGTGCGATAAACTAAATCCTTCTTTTTCTAACTTTGCTGCATACAGGGATATTTTAGCAGCTGCAAAAACAGGCAGTGGCAAAACACTTGCGTTTCTTATTCCTGCAGTAGAGCTCATCTACAAGCTAAAATTCATGCCTAGAAATGGTAAGGCTCTTCATTTCACAGTTGAATTTTACTGTGGTGCAGCCATTTAGGGATCTGGCTATGAGGGGGATTGGACACGTTGTGACTTATTCTTGTCTGATTGATGTATTTTTAGGAACGGGTGTTATTATTCTTTCTCCTACTCGAGAGCTTGCTATGCAAACCTATGGAGTTCTGAAAGAACTTATGAATCATCATGTTCACACCTATGGTCTGATAATGGGAGGCAGTAACAGATCAGCAGAAGCACAGAAACTTGGAAATGGAATCAACATCATTGTAGCAACACCAGGAAGACTGCTGGATCATATGCAGGTAGATAAAATATTGATGTCTAATCTGCAttattaaaacataataaaactcCTGTCCTTGTCTGACTGAATTTTTTAATCTTCTAGAACACTCCAGGTTTCATGTATAAAAACTTGCAGTGTTTGGTAATTGATGAGGCGGATCGTATCTTGGAGGTTGGAtttgaagaagaaatgaaac belongs to Athene noctua chromosome 7, bAthNoc1.hap1.1, whole genome shotgun sequence and includes:
- the DDX18 gene encoding ATP-dependent RNA helicase DDX18 isoform X1, whose translation is MSVSVSASSLPMRLLRRKIHKRNLKLRERNLKLRAAEAAVPAPDEAASQAPPEEEAEETAAASEVDAASEGADAAGPRGGEVRRRKKKKKRKAAADAGGETKKAKTEEDEFLEVEDEAKKESGEKVEEEEGEEEEDDEVPSLPLGVTGAFEDNSFTSLVGLVSENTLKGINDMGFTHMTEIQHKSIKPLLEGRDILAAAKTGSGKTLAFLIPAVELIYKLKFMPRNGTGVIILSPTRELAMQTYGVLKELMNHHVHTYGLIMGGSNRSAEAQKLGNGINIIVATPGRLLDHMQNTPGFMYKNLQCLVIDEADRILEVGFEEEMKQIIKLLPKRRQSMLFSATQTRKVEDLAKISLKKEPLYVGVDDNKETATVDGLEQGYVVCPSEKRFLLLFTFLKKNRKKKLMVFFSSCMSVKYHYELLNYIDLPVLAIHGKQKQTKRTTTFFQFCNAESGILLCTDVAARGLDIPEVDWIVQYDPPDDPKEYIHRVGRTARGINGRGHALLILRPEELGFLRYLKQARVPLSEFEFSWSKISDIQSQLEKLIEKNYFLHKSAQEAYKAYIRAYDSHSLKQIYNVNNLDLPKVSLSFGFKVPPFVDLNVHSNHGRRLQKRGGGGGFGYQKSKNVHKAKIFKHISKKSDSRQFSR
- the DDX18 gene encoding ATP-dependent RNA helicase DDX18 isoform X2, whose protein sequence is MSVSVSASSLPMRLLRRKIHKRNLKLRERNLKLRAAEAAVPAPDEAASQAPPEEEAEETAAASEVDAASEGADAAGPRGGEVRRRKKKKKRKAAADAGGDTETKKAKTEEDEFLEVEDEAKKESGEKVEEEEGEEEEDDEVPSLPLGVTGAFEDNSFTSLVGLVSENTLKGINDMGFTHMTEIQHKSIKPLLEGRDILAAAKTGSGKTLAFLIPAVELIYKLKFMPRNGTGVIILSPTRELAMQTYGVLKELMNHHVHTYGLIMGGSNRSAEAQKLGNGINIIVATPGRLLDHMQNTPGFMYKNLQCLVIDEADRILEVGFEEEMKQIIKLLPKRRQSMLFSATQTRKVEDLAKISLKKEPLYVGVDDNKETATVDGLEQGYVVCPSEKRFLLLFTFLKKNRKKKLMVFFSSCMSVKYHYELLNYIDLPVLAIHGKQKQTKRTTTFFQFCNAESGILLCTDVAARGLDIPEVDWIVQYDPPDDPKEYIHRVGRTARGINGRGHALLILRPEELGFLRYLKQARVPLSEFEFSWSKISDIQSQLEKLIEKNYFLHKSAQEAYKAYIRAYDSHSLKQIYNVNNLDLPKVSLSFGFKVPPFVDLNVHSNHGRRLQKRGGGGGFGYQKSKNVHKAKIFKHISKKSDSRQFSR
- the DDX18 gene encoding ATP-dependent RNA helicase DDX18 isoform X3, with translation MSVSVSASSLPMRLLRRKIHKRNLKLRERNLKLRAAEAAGTAASQAPPEEEAEETAAASEVDAASEGADAAGPRGGEVRRRKKKKKRKAAADAGGGTKTKKAKTEEDEFLEVEDEAKKESGEKVEEEEGEEEEDDEVPSLPLGVTGAFEDNSFTSLVGLVSENTLKGINDMGFTHMTEIQHKSIKPLLEGRDILAAAKTGSGKTLAFLIPAVELIYKLKFMPRNGTGVIILSPTRELAMQTYGVLKELMNHHVHTYGLIMGGSNRSAEAQKLGNGINIIVATPGRLLDHMQNTPGFMYKNLQCLVIDEADRILEVGFEEEMKQIIKLLPKRRQSMLFSATQTRKVEDLAKISLKKEPLYVGVDDNKETATVDGLEQGYVVCPSEKRFLLLFTFLKKNRKKKLMVFFSSCMSVKYHYELLNYIDLPVLAIHGKQKQTKRTTTFFQFCNAESGILLCTDVAARGLDIPEVDWIVQYDPPDDPKEYIHRVGRTARGINGRGHALLILRPEELGFLRYLKQARVPLSEFEFSWSKISDIQSQLEKLIEKNYFLHKSAQEAYKAYIRAYDSHSLKQIYNVNNLDLPKVSLSFGFKVPPFVDLNVHSNHGRRLQKRGGGGGFGYQKSKNVHKAKIFKHISKKSDSRQFSR